In Babesia bovis T2Bo chromosome 4 map unlocalized Chr4_2, whole genome shotgun sequence, the sequence ATATACACAACACTTACTTGAGTGTCTATTAAGACTCAATCCAAACTTTACAGGGATGGGCAAGTACTTCGCAATCGGACCACTAAGGGAAAAGCATAACCCAAACATGACCAAAGATGCCGCTAGAGCATTAGCCATCGATTGCATGAGACTGCTCTACTTGCGCGACTGCTCAGCAGGCGATCGCATACAAATCGCTTATGTCACCGCCCAGGGCATAGAATTGGAAGAACCCATGCAAATACAAGCGGAATGGTACGTTCATATACTAGTGCATACATTAACCATAGGGGATATGAAAAGTTCCTAGCACCAACCTGCCTAAGGCCTATAGCTGGGTGCCAGTTCTAATCATAACAATGATGTAATGTGGTAACTACTGTCAACAGCCAATGTGTTAACCTAGCTAAACACCTGTaacaataaaacaaaagggCGTAAATGATAAATTAACCAATGTGCCATAACGGTTACCAAATTATATGCTGCACCTAAAGCAGATCAGGCATCAGTGTCCATGGCATCATCAACCTTAGGAGCTAAGTAAAATTTAAGCTCACCAAGAATATGAGCATGTGGCGAATCAGCATCACCAATAGCATCCTTAACGTCGTACTTCACCTCAATAGGCCGGTTCTGACATAAACCAAGAGTTACAACATCACTTAAACAACAACTCTGTTTAGAGATTATGAAATACAACACTACACATACCTTTGCAAACATAAGCAAATACTTGGTAGCGTAACTCTGCTTAATGGGACGCCTAACCTTAACGGAAACACCACAGTCAGACTCGTTAGTTGGAGGCCTGTTCTTCAATACAATCTCACCAAAACCAAGGTCACCCTGAGTAGCAAACGAAACTGAATTAATAGACACATCAAGCTTGAGAGTGTCAGAAAACTCATTCATCTGCTTGCAAATGTTAGCAAGCTCCTTAGAACCCAAAGTTATCTCAGCATCGTAACCCTCAGTGTTCTCAGGAATGCTCAAAGCATCCTGCTCAATAGACATGAGCTTCAAAGAAAAACTCATCACACGATCGTCAACTGAAGAATATGTTAACACATAACAGCAACATACCATTGTTCTCAAAAATAAATGAAATGTAATCCTTCTCCTCCTCACTCTGAATCAATACAGAATCATGGTTACTGCATGACTTAAATGCCTTGGTCACAGAGTTCAGGTTTATACCAAGAGCACGTGGACGGTCACAACGGTATAAACTGAAACCACCTGAAGTGTATTATCAAGTGAATAATGACGTATATGCTCCAGATAACACCAAGCTAACACATAAGAAAGCAAATTATAACATACTCTCATGAAGCTTAAGGTGGACCAAAGCGACGTGGTTACCATCCAATGCCTGAAGGGACATTCCCGTAGCATCAAAGTCGATATTGCCATCGCTAATGATGTCACGCATACAGTCGAAAATACGACGCAACACAACAGCGTGGTTCAACTTTAACTCCAACATCTTGATGCAGACTGATGTATGCTACAAGAACGAACTCAATACAAcacgatatatataaacacacgcaaatacaacaaaataaagcaatgtataaatatacccaatatttaaaacattaatattaaataaaTGCGACATTAATGAAACGCGTCTATATAGCGTGTGCAACTAAACGGGaataatataacaacttCCGTAATCAGTCTATATTTAAATAATCGCAAATTAATTTGTGTCAAACCTTATGCCAAATGCAATCTATGCAATAGTAACCTCTCGAGTCTAGACCGGACGTTGTAGCATAGACAAGGAATCACAACGGCCGCAATTGTTAACCACGATTCTATCGCAACCCTTGAGCAGTAGTACCCGTGTGCTCAAGCCCAATTGCTAACAAGGATTCATAGTTGAGCGGtttcatattatataacgaAGCTAAAATGTCCACTACGGAATTGCCAGCTTTCGACAAGCGTGATCTTCTGATCATAGTCGCATTCTCAGTGGCATGCGGATGCCTCAAAGAGTTGCTGGCATATGTATTTGTATACAGAAGACCTGGATTCAAAAAGAAATTCGAAGAAGTACAGGAACGATTCGAAGAGTACCACCGCACATACGTATTATGTAAGTTAGTGCACTGAACCCCTAATTTACACAGTCGAACCACGCACGGCTAACTACAACTGTTTCCAGGATGTGAATAAACGCCTACTCGACGCCTCAAAGTAAGTTGTACGTATCATGGTAGAATGACATACCCAGTGGAACACATGTGCCttgtatctatattccGTGAGGTCTAGCCCTAGCGTGATTGCGATAGAACCTATAATCTAAAGCGCTATGCTATGGATAGTACAATGTGAATAGCCTGCATTAATTTGAGCACGTATTTAATACATGAGCCTTAGACACTTTATATACACTCAGCGATATACGCGGCTACCAAACATGGTACAATCTCATCAACGGAGCCATTTTCATGCTGCTGATGCTTTTGGTGATGAGCTATTTTGAAGGATGCATAATTGCAAAACTGCCGTTTACACCAATATGGCCCATCAGCTTATTCACACAGGGCGATGCCACCGGCAGTGATGTTACCAGCTGCTCAGCAACATGCCTTTACACAGTTCTGTCCATGGTATCAAAGGATGCATCGCAAATGTTCCTAGGGTAAGTAGTATCAATACCCAAAACGTAACACACAGATATCGATCACCAGTAACCACATGGACAGAAATTAACCTTAAAAGCATGGCACAACAAGAAAAATCGTCATGATAAAGttaataaaacaattgTCTAATATAGTATAAACGCACTTTTAACCTGCATTACACCCACCTGCCAAAACACAACCAAACGATGGATGGAATCAGTTGATTTAGCATGATCAGCGTGTTATAATTTATAAAATGACGCAAACTATAGAATTATCGGACGTAGTCAAAATAGAACGGGTGGGAATCCACTCGCACATCCGCGGACTAGGTGTAGATGATAACCTCAACGTAGAATACCAAGCCGATGGACTTGTAGGACAGGTACAAGCACGACGGGCAGCAGGTAACTGTTTTCCATGCCATATTCAACCATATACAGCCCTCGTCGTGAAAATGATGAAAACCGGCTGCATCACAGGAAGAGGGATTCTACTAGCAGGACAACCAGGAAGCGGTAAAACCGCACTGGCGATCGCAATATCCAAGGCACTGGGTCCGGTGAGTATACATGGAGATGTTGATCGTGGATATGCATCTGTCTGTATACGTATACCATGTCCACTTGTATAACAACAACGGGTATATAAGTCTATAGAGTGCTTATATAACCTTGATTAGTGagtatatatttgtattaATATATGGCCGTGATTTCacaaattatatatcaatacagGATACACCATTCACACATCTGAACGCATCTGAAGTGTATTCCATGGAATTAAGTAAAACCGAGTGCCTGCTCCAAGCATTCAGGCGCTCAGTGGGTATCAGAgttgaagaagaagcagaAATAATTGAAGGAGAAGTAACAGAAATCGAAATTGATAAATTTGCCAATCGACAAATAGACCCGGCTTCGTTCAATTCAGCACCTACAAGAGTTGGCAAAATGACAATTAAAACAACTGATATGGAAACACTATATGATGTGGGACATAAACTGATCGAAGCTCTAAGGAAAGAAAGTGTAACCGCTGGTGATGTTATACGGATAGATAAATCCACCGGAAGTGTACGTAAACTGGGACGGGTATACTCAAGAGCACGCGATTATGACGCCGTGGGACCACACATCAAGTATGTACAATGCCCATCTGGTGAATTGCAAAAACGCCAAAAAGTGGTACATACAGTCACACTGCATGATGTAGATGTGGTTAACAGCCGCTCAGAAGGGTTCCTTGCACTCTTCGCGGGAGATACCGGAGAAATTGATAATAACATCAGAAAACAAATCGATGAAAAAGTCAGAGAATGGCAAGCTGATAACCGTGCTGAATTGCTACCAGGAGTGCTGTTCATCGATGAAGCCCACATGCTAGATGTGGAGTGCTTCTCATTTTTATGCAGACACCTGGAAACTGAAATGTGCCCATTCCTCATCCTTGCAACTAACAGAGGAATTACCAACGTAAGAGGAACCTTCTACAAATCACCGCATGGAATACCACTGGACCTATTGGACAGATTGCTTATCATACCAACGTACCCATTCCAACCAGAAGATACAGAAAAGATTATACAGGAACGCTGTAACGAAGAAGATGTGGAACTTGATGAGGAGTCTTTGCATCTACTGTGCAAAGTGGCTTCAGAAACTTCACTGCGATATGCATTGCAACTGATCAATGCAGCAGATCTCATAAGAAGACGTAGAGG encodes:
- a CDS encoding putative proliferating cell nuclear antigen 1, with translation MLELKLNHAVVLRRIFDCMRDIISDGNIDFDATGMSLQALDGNHVALVHLKLHESGFSLYRCDRPRALGINLNSVTKAFKSCSNHDSVLIQSEEEKDYISFIFENNVDDRVMSFSLKLMSIEQDALSIPENTEGYDAEITLGSKELANICKQMNEFSDTLKLDVSINSVSFATQGDLGFGEIVLKNRPPTNESDCGVSVKVRRPIKQSYATKYLLMFAKSCCLSDVVTLGLCQNRPIEVKYDVKDAIGDADSPHAHILGELKFYLAPKVDDAMDTDA
- a CDS encoding RuvB-like 2 DNA helicase family protein, whose product is MTQTIELSDVVKIERVGIHSHIRGLGVDDNLNVEYQADGLVGQVQARRAAALVVKMMKTGCITGRGILLAGQPGSGKTALAIAISKALGPDTPFTHLNASEVYSMELSKTECLLQAFRRSVGIRVEEEAEIIEGEVTEIEIDKFANRQIDPASFNSAPTRVGKMTIKTTDMETLYDVGHKLIEALRKESVTAGDVIRIDKSTGSVRKLGRVYSRARDYDAVGPHIKYVQCPSGELQKRQKVVHTVTLHDVDVVNSRSEGFLALFAGDTGEIDNNIRKQIDEKVREWQADNRAELLPGVLFIDEAHMLDVECFSFLCRHLETEMCPFLILATNRGITNVRGTFYKSPHGIPLDLLDRLLIIPTYPFQPEDTEKIIQERCNEEDVELDEESLHLLCKVASETSLRYALQLINAADLIRRRRGTKVVTSLDIRRAFGLFLDTRRSTKYLVEFQHDFMFSELEPEDEQPSDNMQLEDTKESSSTMDIDKDKQ